DNA from Pirellulaceae bacterium:
TCCGCTGACCAAGACGCTGAATAACATTACCTCTGCAGTCCTACCGTTTTTTTAACGTATCCCACAAGGACGACACCACTAGAATAAACAGCACGATAAGTAGCTCAGGTTGCATGATTATGAATCTCGGCAGAGGTTTGCGGGAAACCTAAATCAGCGAAATGCGTTCAATTTAATCTTCCGAGCTGCCATTGGTGACAATCTTCGTTGCTCCATACTGTTCAATTTTTGATAATTGGCAACGCGGAGGAACATAGTTCGGCAAATGCTTCAGCAGTGTGTCTGGTACCAACTGACCGTCTGCAATCATCATACCCACATCACCAAACGTCATGTCTCGTGGATGCCACAACGGCAACCCTTTCGCTACTCGCTCAGCCAAAACCTCAATTTTGCCTATACTTCCCGGTAGATATTGAGATGGCTGAAAATCCTTGTGCTCCCTACCTCTGCACCCAGGCTCCCAATCGATTAAATCGTACCCGTTGTTTTTTTTAGCCAATTCCGACAGACTCGCAACGGTCTTGTCAGCGTCAACCAAATGACTTGGCCTTCTAGCCAACTCTGTCGCGCATACCCAACGCATCCATGGACTAGCTGATTTTTTGTGTTTGCGCGACGTAATGAACACTCGGTGTGGATTGCAGTCTCGATTCACCTGCAGTACCACGATACGCCGATCCCGAAAATAGATTTCATCGCCTACATGAACTTCAAATTTTTGCTTTTTCCTTGTCATCCCGATTTCGGTTCCACCAACTCGAGTTTTTTAACACCGGCTGCGTCCTGGCAACCATCATCTGTTCGAAAGTGATTGGCTGTCGGCAAACCCAACACTGCCAGTCGATCGAACCATCCGCTCTACCGCATTCAACAACCAATCGACAACCGCACGCTAGGCACGTTGGAGATTCGTTTGCAATGACAACTTGCGTCTGAGGCCATCTTAGCATTTCGCGCTCGCCAGAACGATCGCCAGCAACCTCAGATCCAGCGCCGCATATTCTCCTGACCAATCCACGCATCAGCGGAGGGTCGCAAGACAAACACCGCCAGGCAGCGGCTGCGCCGCTGATTATCGCGTCCACCGGACGAAGCATCTCCCATCCCGACGCGCCACCGCACTTCTCGCAGCGAAAATTTTTCGCGTCAAAAATTTCCTTACAAGAATTTTTGGGTTCTGGAGTTTTTTTCGCGTCAGTAAAATTTTCCGCGTCTAATTTTTTCAATTCGCCCGATTGCAGAATTGAAGCAATCAGGGGATCGGCCACTGAACTAGCGTTCACCAAGTGGGCGTCGCGAACAATATCCTCGCCGGACTGGCCATTGATCCCGCCAGCAGGAGCGAACTGGCCGCTCCCGCGAAATTCTTCTACTAATTCATCTAAGAATGACATAGCTATGACATATCCGCTACTTTGACAATTGAGGGCTGGGGTAATTGCCGTTGCCGTAATAGACTTCGATGAGGTTATTGCCTTGGTCAAGTGGAGTGCCCTCATACTCTGCGATAAACTCGTTTTCCAGCGATGATCTGGCGATCTCGATTGATTCGAGAGCCTTCACCAGCTTTTTGTAGTGAGTGCTGCTCTTCTTCAGTTTGACCCCAAAAATTTGCCGCAGATGTTCCGACGCTTGGCGAATGTGCTCGGAGATAGCCGCATGTTCTTCCAGCGAGATTTTTTTCTTGCTCATTTTTCGATTTCCGGTTTTTGGTGATTAAATTTTGTGCGACGCCACCACGGCGCCGATCCGTCCTCGATGTATCTGCTATCGACGCCGTGAGTTTTCCTTGTATTTCGTTGGTGAAATGAAAGCACGGCGTCGACGGCGCCGATGTTGCCAGTACCAGACTCCATATAGAGCCAAGGCTAGTGGCTCCATGCGAAATATTTTCACAGTTAAACTATTTCCGTGCCATTATTTTTTCTCCGTTGCTATTTGGTGATACATTCAATCTTTACTTAATTAGTAGGAAGTATCGACGCCGTCGACGCCGTAAGCTCATTTTGTTAAGTAATTCATTGATGAACTCACGGCGTCGACCTTCACGATGTCGACGCCGCATCGGCGCCGTCGACGCCGTGTTGATTTCAAAAAAAATCTCGATCGGAATTTTTTCTGTCAATTCCTATGAAAATTTTCTGCCTGTCTCCATATCCAAGTCTTCTTGTTTGAATTCCTGGAATTGCGTCGTGGATTTTTCTTGCGAACAACTGGATGCTATCCTTATCTTGGATTCCGTTCTGTAGGCACCAATGCTTCCATGCCTCGAAAATTTTCGTGACTTCGATTTCTGCGGTTTGGGATAACACGCATTCTTCTTCGATGAATACGGTCATCGGGCTGGCGATCGACTTGAATGCCTGGATAACTTCCAAGCCTGATTTGGGTTGTTCGATCTTTCCGGCATCGATCAACATCTTGCGACCGGCCAGAGACCAGCGGAATATTCCAGGCAATTCTCGTTCGATTTTTTGGCCAATAGTCACATCTTCCCTTCCTAGGTAGCTGTTAGGCATTACCAGAATGATGCAACGACCAACAATTGCTGCTGATGAATCGTTCAGCCTGGGGATTTGATTGGTGAACATCATGAAACGCAGGTTCATTTTCACTGAACTCATGTTGACCATAAACTTCCGTTTTATTTCTTGGGAATCTTCCCCAACGATCGACAGTAGCCGTTCGACGATGATGCTTTCATCTGCACTTTTCGGTAGCCTGGCCTCGTTGATGATGGCAACTGACTTTCCATTCCAGGATTGAAGCTCGTACTTGTCTGCCATGTCGGCCAATGTTGGATTGCAGACCGAACTATTTCCGCCCAACAATTGCTTGAGCGTCCTCGATATTGTTCCCTTGCCTGATCGCGTGGGACCAATGACCATCATCATTTTTTGTAGGTAAGTGTCCTGGGTCAGTAGATACCCAAACCACATCTGCAAGGCTCGAATTGCTTCCGCATCGCCGTTGAATGCAGTTTCCAGGAAGTTGACCCAACCTGGACATCTAGCGTTGCGATCGAACTCAAATGGCAGTTTTACGGTAGAGAACCAGTCCTTCGTATGAGGTATCAGACATTCATCTTCAGATTTTCCAGCAAATAAGGCATCTAAGTCCAGTATGCCGTTCTGCATCGATACCATTCCGCGCTTCGATCGATCGGGAATCCAGCAAGGCATTTCTAAAGAATCGCTGACCAGCTTCATGGATTCCATTGCATGGATTACGTTTTTGACCAACCCTTCGGTTACTTTGCGTACCGGTTGACGTTTGACCTCCTTACCTGTCTCAGCTTCTTGAGCAACCCTAGCTGCTTCACTTTCTCGCCAGCGCTCCTCAAATTCCTGTCGAATGGTGGCGTTCAGCTTTGCCTTCAGGTTGTGCAACTCAATTTTGCGATATTGTCCATCGCGATATTTCCACCATTCACCAGCCCAAAAGGCCAGATTGCCTTCGTGTAAATCTTGGTACCTTTCCAAGTTAATTCGTGCCAACCGGTGTGGATCATCATCGGCCTCGAATATTGCATCATCATCAGACTCGGTGTTTGAATCGGCGGATTTGCTGGGCAACTGCTCCGCGACATCAACATCAGCAGAATCATCGCCAGATAACTCGGTGGCTGTCTCCTGTGCTTCTGCAGATCGATCGATCACCGGCTGGCTCTGAGCATACTTTAGCAATGTTAGATAGCAGTAGGCCCGCGCTTGGTCCAGTTCGTAGCCCAGCTCCAAATACCTCGCCAGTACTTCGCTTAAGAAATCTTCCAGGTCCGCCCCTTTGGTTTCTTGAATTTCACCGGGCAGAACGATATTGCGACACTCGTCGGCGTAGCCGGCCAGCACCGTTGCCCAGCCAGGTCGCCGTCGCCCATCGCCGTTTGTTACCCACGTTGCTCCGTCTTGGCCAGGCTTGTCCAGATCATGCACGACATACACGATTTTGCCGCGATGCTGGTCCAGTATCCACTGCTTCGATTCTCCACGCGCATCGATGCTCAGCGGATTCTCACCAGCGCCATGTTTGTTGGTCCAGCACCAATGCCCGTGAGGGTGTATCTTGTGCAGGTCCATCATGCACGACTTCAGACCGATCATGTCCGGCAAGCCTTCCGTCTTCCACACAACGGGCTTGCCAAGCAGTTCCAACAGCGAATCATCTACCTGTGTGACCAATTCGTAGCTGTCGTCTTGGTAGCTACCATCACCAGAGGTTGGAAATTTGGATTGTGAAGATACTGATTTCATCTTGTCACTCCGAACCCGGTACCCACCGCTTTGACCTTCAACTGTTCGTAGCTGCCATCCTCCAGTCGTCGCCCGGGAAGCGTTCGTTCCTTCAGGTTGTAGAGGAAATAACCAACCGTATTTGATCCGCGCTCTGGACAGACGTAGCTACAGGAGGGCACCGCCAGGACGATGAATTGGCGACGATGGCTGCTATATCGCGCCACAAACGCCCCGCTGGCTCGTAGCGATTCTGGTGTAAACAGCTTCCCGCGCTTTAGACACCACCAGGCGACCAACTGATGATTCCAACCATCGCCGATCGGCACTATGCTCGCTGCGATCTTCGCAAAATCAGCGTCGGCCTTGGCCTTCTTTGTAGCCGCCGCGGACCGGCCATCACCTGCCGCCGAGGCGATTCCATTTCTCACCGCGCCGTGTTCCGCCTGGCTACTACTTTGTCCCTGGCGACGGTGGCTTCCGCGTAGTCCTAGATAATCGCCGATCCGCCTGATGGCCTCCCCCTGGCGAATCCCCAGCGCCCAGCTAACAGAATCTATTCCGTCGCCCAGTCCCTTGCCGCACTTATTGCAAAAGACCGATCCATGGCCATCGCGATTGGAAAAACGGAAGCGATCGTCTCCGCTGCACTTTGGGCAGGGTCCAGCGCGACCGCTTAAATAATCGTCGGCAATACCACCAACGTTAGATAGAATCTCAGGCCAACGACCATGCGCGACCCGCTTGATATCGTCGATATCGTAACTCATTGTGGCTCGTTCGGCGCGCAGGAACAGCGCCGCTATGTAGAGGCTCGTTTCGAAGGGAAACGGCAGCAATTTTTTCAGAATGTCCGCCAGGACGTGGCACAGATTATCGGCAGTCCGTCCACTGTGCAAGACCGGCAGCTAGACATTTCCGCAGAATTCTTCTGCAGACAAAATCAAATGGACCAAAGTTGTCCACGCAAGTCGCACAATCGCCCTATCTTAACGACATGCTAGCAAGGAAAAGGGGTGCGAAAACGATGACACAAGGGCGAATATCGATAGTGGAATACGCCATCCCTGGCGGTCAAATGCGACGCGTGCGCTGTCGCAACTTTCAATCGGCCAAGGCAATTGCTCGATCCATTGCACTAGCCACCGGCCGTCGAGCGATTGTCAGGCAGATACCGCGCGCAACGTGGCGTTTATTTGTGATTTCACTAGTCGATGGTCAGATAACCAGAACGCGAGCCACGTTTACCAAGCGCCAGGCGATCGAATTCTGGCGCCAATGGCGTGAGCGGCATGATGGTGGCGTTTGCGTGTTCTGGCCCGATGATTGTGGTTAGTGATCGTCTCTTACGGAAATAGCTGGGTCGATGGATATGGCTCTGGTGATACCTCAAAAAACGACCGCGAATTGATAACCAGGGCATTTTGACGATCGTGTGACACTCACTTGGCATTATCTTGCGTGTAAACGTGCGTGTGGATGTGAGCTCGATTCGCATCTTCACTAAATTTCGTATGATCGGTGAACGACCACACTAGCGATAGCACCCACCCCAGGAATGTCCAGCCAAAGCAAACATTAACGATCAAAATTGGGATCACATTCTTGTGGTATCGCAAGAATGCCACGATTGTTGGCATCGCGTACAGCGATATTCCGATCATTAAAACCAAACAGACGATTGGCAAAGTAAAAAACTGCCACCAGTAAACGTCTTGTGGCATTTCTCCCTCGCTCACAAGGGACATCACCACGCCTACCAGTGAAACCGAGGTTGTGATGATCACTATCGCCAAGTAAATGATTGTTAGCACTGCCACTAATACTTTGGGGCGAGTCCATTTGGCAGTTATGCTTCTGCTGACTAGTGCTGCACCTAAGCCTTGGATTTTCTCAATCTTGGAATGTGACTGAGCTGCGGGCTGCGCTGCAGTAGACGTACCC
Protein-coding regions in this window:
- a CDS encoding superinfection immunity protein → MNKAGSVPKTAQSKPAPQPAIKSSPPEGTSTAAQPAAQSHSKIEKIQGLGAALVSRSITAKWTRPKVLVAVLTIIYLAIVIITTSVSLVGVVMSLVSEGEMPQDVYWWQFFTLPIVCLVLMIGISLYAMPTIVAFLRYHKNVIPILIVNVCFGWTFLGWVLSLVWSFTDHTKFSEDANRAHIHTHVYTQDNAK